A single region of the Ignavibacteria bacterium genome encodes:
- a CDS encoding phosphatidylserine decarboxylase family protein has product MEQIIIILSTILLSTANFIFWVAKGGFNKRYLYTDNIALSVIASVLALFVFYYVNIPFWIQVPFINGTIVLLLFIGLYFWRFYRNPHREIPGGKNDIVSGADGRVIYIKELEANQMPVSVKKMRIANISEITKTDILQQPCYLIGIAMTLFDVHMNRAPIDGEITFVKHTEGTAIGLNTPSSTLTNERNTVVITREDGVMAGIVQIAARGVSRCIVSSQVGEKVSRGQIIGKIRWGSQLDMIIPRNCEILIREGEQVFAGSTIIAKLLQDEG; this is encoded by the coding sequence ATGGAACAAATAATCATTATCTTATCCACTATCTTGCTGTCAACAGCAAATTTTATCTTCTGGGTAGCGAAGGGCGGATTTAATAAAAGATATTTATATACCGACAACATAGCGCTTTCTGTAATCGCAAGTGTTCTTGCACTATTCGTCTTTTACTATGTAAATATTCCTTTTTGGATTCAGGTTCCTTTTATTAATGGAACAATAGTACTTTTGTTGTTTATCGGCCTGTATTTTTGGAGATTCTACAGAAATCCGCATCGTGAAATACCCGGGGGGAAAAATGATATTGTCTCCGGTGCCGATGGACGGGTAATATATATAAAGGAACTGGAAGCCAACCAAATGCCGGTTTCTGTAAAGAAAATGAGAATCGCAAATATTTCCGAAATTACCAAGACAGATATTTTGCAGCAACCTTGTTACTTAATCGGAATAGCTATGACACTATTCGATGTCCATATGAATAGAGCTCCAATCGATGGAGAAATAACATTTGTAAAACACACCGAAGGTACTGCAATCGGGCTTAACACTCCATCTTCGACTCTTACAAATGAGCGAAATACTGTCGTAATTACAAGAGAAGATGGCGTGATGGCAGGAATAGTCCAGATTGCTGCAAGGGGTGTAAGCAGGTGCATTGTTTCATCACAAGTTGGTGAAAAAGTAAGCAGAGGACAAATTATTGGGAAAATTAGATGGGGGTCACAGTTGGATATGATCATTCCCAGAAATTGTGAAATTCTCATTCGTGAAGGTGAACAAGTATTCGCGGGCAGTACCATTATAGCCAAATTACTTCAAGATGAAGGATAG
- a CDS encoding DUF354 domain-containing protein, which produces MKQLWFDFTNPPHVNQFLPLIKDLSKDNSIFCSARHFVETTELLTKYGIDYQTFGNHGGKNKFKKVYQMLMRNIKLGFSIPKFDLSISSNYEAPFISWISGKKSIVFDDNDISPNWLYAPFATKVFSPRFINVEKMKKYGISNKKLFLYDGFKENIYLADFSPDPDFLDGIPFKEFVTVRPENIFASYVKGKETIVPGLVNRLIDSGYNILYLPRYDLDKSYVPDSDKVFIPPKPLSGLDVCYYSTAVLTGAGTFSREAALLGTPAVSFFAGDEFLNVDKVMFEEGKVFFSRSVDEIMRYLNTSRKKDFNNAASLQVKETVLNEIRSLI; this is translated from the coding sequence ATGAAACAACTTTGGTTTGATTTTACCAATCCACCACATGTGAATCAATTCTTACCTTTAATTAAAGATTTATCAAAAGATAATTCAATTTTTTGTTCTGCAAGACATTTTGTTGAAACAACTGAGCTGTTGACTAAGTACGGAATTGATTATCAGACATTCGGAAACCATGGTGGTAAAAATAAATTCAAAAAAGTTTACCAGATGTTGATGAGGAATATCAAGTTAGGGTTCTCCATCCCAAAGTTTGATCTGAGTATCTCTTCCAATTACGAAGCACCTTTCATAAGCTGGATTTCGGGAAAAAAATCAATAGTTTTTGATGATAATGATATATCGCCAAATTGGCTTTATGCACCTTTCGCTACGAAAGTATTCTCACCAAGGTTCATAAATGTTGAGAAAATGAAGAAGTATGGTATCAGCAACAAGAAATTGTTTTTATATGACGGCTTTAAAGAAAATATTTACTTGGCTGATTTCTCACCTGATCCTGATTTTCTTGATGGCATCCCTTTCAAAGAATTCGTGACTGTACGCCCTGAGAATATATTCGCTTCTTATGTCAAGGGTAAAGAAACAATTGTCCCTGGACTGGTAAATAGATTAATCGATTCAGGCTACAATATCCTTTATCTGCCGCGATACGATCTCGATAAAAGTTATGTCCCCGATTCTGATAAAGTGTTCATTCCTCCAAAACCATTGTCGGGTTTGGATGTATGCTATTATTCAACAGCTGTTCTTACAGGGGCTGGTACCTTCTCTAGGGAAGCGGCCCTATTGGGAACCCCTGCGGTATCATTTTTTGCGGGTGACGAGTTTTTAAATGTAGATAAAGTAATGTTTGAAGAGGGAAAAGTATTCTTCTCCCGAAGTGTAGATGAAATAATGAGATATCTGAATACCAGTAGGAAAAAAGACTTTAATAATGCTGCAAGTCTACAGGTTAAGGAAACTGTATTAAATGAAATTCGGAGTCTGATTTAG
- a CDS encoding DUF2158 domain-containing protein, translating to MEELKLGDVVYLKSGSPGMTITWVENDSCEVSWIDKSGKKHVSQFPKEALTHTDPNAIPPGQIYLH from the coding sequence ATGGAAGAGTTAAAACTTGGTGATGTAGTTTATCTAAAAAGTGGTAGTCCTGGAATGACGATAACATGGGTTGAAAATGACAGTTGTGAGGTAAGCTGGATTGATAAATCGGGAAAAAAGCATGTTTCTCAATTTCCAAAGGAAGCACTCACTCATACCGACCCTAATGCAATTCCGCCGGGGCAAATATATCTACACTAG
- a CDS encoding MBOAT family protein, producing MLSLNFFLILIVTLIVYWLLPKQNYRNFLLTTVSLGYVFLLDWVSGLFVLALTGVTFLLGKKLFEKKTAGVLSLSIVIVVAALLYFKYSNFLMTMFDLGNLKFDEKLFLPLGISYITFKHISYLVDIYWEKIEPAGFADFMLYSAFFPIYLAGPIERFENFAPQLADKINFSSEYLEEGYKRIVFGLFKKFVIADGIGILITRDIAVEAVPFIPKEVVNLVLFSFQIYFDFAAYSDIAIGSSRAFGFTIMENFTNPYMKSNISLFWNNWHISLSSWLRDYIFYPVSFALREHKYLNFLTPVLTMIVCGLWHGATTGFIIWGLWHGFGLLVYQLWAGTKLRKKMVLLPFQPVFDIVGIVLTFAFVTTGWLWFR from the coding sequence ATGCTCTCTCTCAATTTCTTTCTCATACTTATTGTAACCCTCATCGTTTATTGGTTGTTGCCGAAGCAGAATTACAGGAATTTTCTGCTCACGACAGTCAGTCTTGGGTATGTATTCCTGTTAGATTGGGTGTCAGGACTTTTTGTTTTGGCTCTTACAGGGGTAACATTCCTTCTTGGCAAGAAACTTTTTGAGAAAAAGACTGCAGGTGTTTTGTCTCTTAGCATAGTAATTGTTGTGGCAGCACTTCTGTATTTCAAATACTCAAATTTTCTGATGACGATGTTCGATCTTGGGAATTTGAAGTTTGATGAAAAACTATTCCTTCCTCTCGGAATTTCCTATATAACATTTAAACATATCAGTTACCTTGTGGATATTTACTGGGAAAAGATTGAACCTGCCGGATTTGCAGATTTTATGTTATACAGTGCATTTTTCCCGATCTATCTTGCTGGTCCTATCGAGAGATTTGAAAATTTTGCCCCTCAACTTGCTGATAAAATAAATTTCTCTTCTGAGTATCTCGAAGAAGGATATAAGCGAATAGTATTTGGATTGTTTAAGAAGTTTGTGATTGCAGATGGAATCGGAATACTGATTACACGAGACATAGCTGTTGAAGCAGTTCCCTTTATTCCAAAAGAAGTAGTCAATCTTGTTCTTTTCTCTTTTCAGATTTACTTTGATTTTGCAGCCTATTCAGACATTGCCATTGGGTCTTCCCGTGCATTCGGTTTTACGATCATGGAGAATTTCACGAACCCATACATGAAGAGCAACATAAGCCTTTTTTGGAACAATTGGCATATATCCCTTTCTTCATGGTTAAGGGATTATATCTTTTATCCCGTCTCTTTTGCGTTGAGAGAACACAAATACCTCAATTTTCTCACTCCTGTCCTGACAATGATTGTTTGTGGACTATGGCACGGAGCAACAACGGGATTTATTATATGGGGATTATGGCACGGGTTTGGCTTATTGGTCTATCAATTATGGGCAGGGACAAAACTCAGAAAAAAAATGGTATTACTCCCCTTCCAACCGGTATTTGATATTGTTGGAATTGTCCTAACATTTGCATTTGTAACAACAGGATGGCTCTGGTTCAGATGA
- a CDS encoding four helix bundle protein gives MINHFSEMIVWQKARLLFKELYELMRNSKDYFLRDQILRAALSISNNIAEGFGRFSKKEYIQFLNIARGSANEVESMLFVLQDVSSIERNKIIELQGILLDIRNLLNALIQTLLRRISEEETSRKSH, from the coding sequence ATGATTAATCATTTTTCGGAGATGATCGTTTGGCAGAAAGCCAGATTGTTGTTTAAAGAGTTGTATGAATTGATGAGAAACAGCAAGGATTACTTTTTACGGGATCAAATTTTAAGGGCTGCGCTATCAATCTCAAATAACATTGCTGAGGGTTTCGGCAGATTTTCAAAAAAAGAGTATATTCAATTCTTAAATATCGCCCGCGGATCTGCAAATGAAGTGGAATCGATGCTTTTTGTTTTACAAGATGTTTCTTCGATTGAAAGGAATAAAATAATTGAACTTCAGGGTATATTGTTAGACATCAGGAATCTGTTAAATGCCCTCATCCAAACTCTACTCAGAAGAATAAGCGAAGAAGAAACCTCAAGGAAAAGCCATTAA
- a CDS encoding prolyl oligopeptidase family serine peptidase, producing the protein MSPNIIQREIIDLPEKQLQMLRSGWGSTAIDDTIVEAIVYMSDGYEVQGYIAYPKEVTESQSHEVATSPLAPLLKGEGSSHELIGGDSQISKISNDGHPSPFRRGAGGEVGSRGEVLPCIIWNRGGSKERGAIDRFTAKGMFGQLASWGFVVFASSYRATFNDELQDEFGGSEVNDILNLMEIAKDIPFADTARWAMEGWSRGGMMTYLALRKRHDVKAAIISGGITDVAGCCANVPSIQATLQQLVETEGISVYEKRSVINFADELPKDCKYLILHGTKDDTIPPIQAIKISEKFLELGLHFRLVLLEEADHFLKGKKKEVDELRREWLLKYV; encoded by the coding sequence ATGAGTCCAAATATAATCCAAAGAGAGATAATAGACCTTCCCGAAAAGCAGTTGCAGATGCTCCGCTCCGGCTGGGGTTCCACCGCCATCGATGATACTATTGTAGAAGCCATCGTATATATGTCCGACGGGTATGAAGTGCAGGGATATATCGCCTATCCAAAGGAAGTCACAGAGTCACAGAGTCACGAAGTAGCTACCTCACCCCTTGCCCCTCTCCTAAAAGGAGAGGGGAGCTCTCATGAATTAATCGGCGGTGATTCTCAAATATCAAAAATTTCTAATGACGGTCACCCCTCTCCTTTTAGGAGAGGGGCCGGGGGTGAGGTAGGGTCGAGGGGTGAGGTACTCCCTTGCATCATATGGAATCGCGGCGGCTCAAAAGAACGGGGTGCCATCGACCGTTTCACGGCGAAGGGGATGTTTGGACAGCTTGCATCATGGGGATTTGTCGTGTTCGCATCATCCTACCGGGCAACATTTAATGATGAATTACAGGATGAATTTGGCGGAAGTGAAGTAAATGATATCCTCAATCTTATGGAAATTGCGAAAGATATCCCGTTTGCCGATACTGCCCGCTGGGCGATGGAAGGATGGAGTCGCGGAGGAATGATGACATACCTTGCCCTCCGGAAAAGACACGATGTGAAAGCCGCGATAATCTCAGGTGGAATAACAGATGTAGCCGGATGTTGTGCAAATGTCCCAAGCATTCAGGCGACACTTCAACAACTCGTGGAAACGGAAGGAATCAGTGTATATGAAAAACGCTCTGTAATAAACTTCGCAGATGAACTCCCCAAAGACTGCAAATACCTCATCCTCCACGGCACAAAAGATGATACCATCCCGCCAATTCAGGCAATAAAAATATCAGAGAAATTCCTTGAACTGGGGCTGCACTTCCGCCTCGTCCTCCTCGAAGAAGCCGACCACTTTCTCAAAGGCAAAAAGAAAGAAGTAGATGAACTTAGGCGTGAGTGGTTGCTAAAATATGTTTAA
- a CDS encoding DUF192 domain-containing protein, whose protein sequence is MKSKRTTSADEIVEVPFTKEGSVTLSDSTGKKKIIIDAEFADTEYDRQRGLMFRKSMLETQGMLFVFPEEEMQSFWMRNTYISLDMIFIDANKKIVTIHKNTKTLSDQSYASTKPAKYVLEVVGGFCDRHGVVEGDIVSYLTPDPSPKRRGE, encoded by the coding sequence ATGAAAAGCAAACGCACCACTTCCGCAGATGAGATTGTGGAAGTACCATTTACAAAAGAGGGAAGTGTAACCCTCAGCGACTCCACGGGTAAAAAGAAGATTATAATAGATGCCGAGTTTGCCGACACCGAGTATGACCGTCAGCGCGGATTGATGTTCCGGAAATCGATGCTCGAAACCCAGGGGATGCTGTTTGTTTTCCCTGAAGAGGAGATGCAGTCATTCTGGATGAGGAATACCTATATCTCCCTCGATATGATTTTCATCGATGCTAACAAGAAGATTGTAACGATTCATAAAAATACCAAAACTTTGAGCGATCAGAGCTATGCAAGTACCAAGCCTGCGAAATATGTGCTTGAGGTTGTCGGCGGGTTCTGTGACCGTCATGGGGTAGTAGAAGGGGATATTGTTTCCTACCTCACCCCCGACCCCTCTCCTAAAAGGCGAGGGGAGTAA
- a CDS encoding DUF559 domain-containing protein, whose translation MKVPHKITDEAIIRARELRKNLTEAEKELWEILRGKRFGSIKFYRQRPMYYTINDKFHFYIADFLCDELKLILEIDGGYHLETKEQDGLRDEILEGLGYRTIRLTNHQILHDKDNSLKIIDEAIMKLKDKKQ comes from the coding sequence ATGAAAGTACCGCACAAAATTACTGATGAGGCAATTATCAGGGCAAGAGAACTTCGTAAAAATCTAACTGAAGCTGAGAAAGAGCTCTGGGAAATTCTGCGCGGGAAGAGATTCGGAAGCATCAAATTTTACAGGCAACGGCCGATGTACTACACTATCAATGACAAGTTCCATTTTTACATCGCAGATTTTTTGTGTGATGAATTGAAATTAATTTTGGAAATTGATGGAGGTTATCATCTTGAGACCAAAGAACAAGATGGTCTTCGGGATGAAATATTAGAGGGTTTAGGTTATCGTACTATCCGTTTAACCAACCATCAGATACTGCATGATAAAGACAACTCTTTAAAAATTATCGATGAAGCAATTATGAAATTGAAAGATAAAAAACAATGA
- a CDS encoding TraB/GumN family protein: MKLLLLIRNIFFPTLPSPYRRGAGGEVGKTFAIFTIFAVILTTGCRPQTPTTDILHTVERNGSTFHILGSMHLGKGFVLSDTVKKIIESVDQVIFEIDMKEMTDQAAAIKLMPLMMLPDGKTLEDIFPVEKIATLRTKYTKAGVAWMIVEKQKPMFGAITAIGYAAMKQGIQADKGTENLVYEYSQKFSKPTSGFETMQFQMGLFDSVSYDMQYEIAVSTLDQLDSLKGDLSALLAAFQAGDPKELEKYLKTGFGEGEDLFNRVFLVSRNRDWAKKIEELSKQKKKYLVVVGAGHLVGDGSLLEFLRDL; this comes from the coding sequence ATGAAACTCTTGTTATTAATCAGAAACATCTTTTTTCCGACTCTCCCCTCTCCTTATAGGAGAGGGGCCGGGGGTGAGGTAGGAAAAACCTTCGCGATCTTTACGATCTTTGCGGTTATCCTTACCACCGGATGTCGCCCGCAGACGCCGACGACGGATATTCTGCACACGGTTGAGAGGAACGGAAGCACATTCCACATTTTGGGGAGTATGCATTTGGGGAAGGGATTTGTGTTATCGGATACTGTGAAGAAAATTATTGAATCGGTAGATCAGGTGATATTCGAGATTGACATGAAGGAGATGACGGATCAGGCGGCTGCTATTAAATTGATGCCATTGATGATGCTGCCCGATGGGAAAACGCTTGAAGATATTTTCCCGGTTGAGAAGATTGCGACACTTCGAACCAAATACACAAAAGCCGGAGTGGCATGGATGATAGTGGAGAAGCAGAAGCCAATGTTTGGGGCGATTACTGCAATAGGATATGCGGCTATGAAACAGGGGATTCAGGCGGACAAAGGGACGGAAAATCTGGTGTATGAATATTCACAGAAGTTTTCGAAGCCGACTTCGGGATTTGAGACGATGCAGTTTCAGATGGGGTTGTTTGACAGTGTCAGTTACGATATGCAATATGAGATTGCCGTTTCCACTCTCGATCAATTGGATTCGCTGAAGGGTGACCTTTCGGCACTTCTGGCAGCATTTCAAGCAGGTGATCCGAAAGAATTGGAAAAGTATTTGAAAACTGGATTTGGCGAGGGAGAGGATTTGTTTAACAGGGTATTTCTTGTGAGCCGGAACAGGGACTGGGCAAAGAAGATTGAAGAATTATCGAAGCAAAAGAAAAAATACTTGGTTGTTGTTGGTGCCGGGCATCTTGTGGGGGATGGGAGTTTGCTGGAATTTTTGAGGGATTTATAG
- the wecB gene encoding UDP-N-acetylglucosamine 2-epimerase (non-hydrolyzing) gives MKKILLVVGARPNFMKVAPVYKEFKKHPEKIDVRLCHTGQHYDVKMSDVFFRQLGIPEPDFYLGVGSGSHAVQTANIMIEFEKVCLEMEPDVVLVAGDVNSTIACGLVAVKLGIKLGHIEAGLRSFDRTMPEEVNRLLTDAISDYLFVTEKSGMENLRYEGVPEEKIFFTGNCMIDTLVSFLPSLPPSPSRRGAGGEVAGQEADNMEYLLLTFHRPANVDTKEFFISLKEFVDRYGTDNKIVFPIHPRTRTNMEKFGVTIDNPNLILTEPLGYLEFLHMMRHAKAVITDSGGVQEETTYLGVPCITVRDNTERPITVEVGTNILAGTDFKNVFSALDDLLSGKIKQGRIPDLWDGKAASRVVEVFL, from the coding sequence ATGAAGAAGATATTGCTTGTTGTTGGTGCCAGACCAAATTTCATGAAGGTGGCGCCCGTATATAAAGAATTTAAGAAGCATCCTGAGAAAATTGATGTGCGGTTGTGTCATACGGGGCAGCATTATGATGTGAAGATGTCGGATGTGTTTTTTCGGCAGTTGGGGATTCCTGAGCCTGATTTTTATCTGGGTGTCGGAAGTGGTTCCCATGCGGTTCAGACGGCGAATATCATGATCGAATTTGAGAAAGTTTGTTTGGAAATGGAGCCTGATGTGGTGCTTGTTGCCGGAGATGTGAATTCTACGATTGCATGCGGACTTGTGGCCGTAAAGCTTGGCATCAAACTGGGACATATCGAGGCAGGTCTCAGGAGTTTCGACCGCACCATGCCTGAGGAGGTGAATCGCCTTCTTACGGATGCGATTTCTGATTATCTCTTTGTTACCGAAAAAAGCGGAATGGAAAATCTCAGATACGAGGGAGTTCCCGAAGAAAAGATCTTCTTTACGGGGAATTGTATGATCGATACGCTTGTAAGTTTCCTTCCGTCATTGCCCCCCTCGCCTTCGAGGAGAGGGGCAGGGGGTGAGGTAGCCGGGCAAGAAGCGGACAATATGGAATATCTCCTCCTTACTTTCCACCGACCTGCAAATGTCGATACTAAAGAATTTTTTATCAGTTTGAAAGAGTTTGTTGATCGATACGGAACGGATAACAAAATAGTATTTCCGATTCATCCCCGAACAAGAACAAACATGGAGAAGTTTGGTGTTACGATCGACAATCCAAACTTGATTCTAACCGAGCCGCTTGGATATCTTGAGTTTCTTCACATGATGCGACATGCAAAGGCGGTCATCACCGACAGTGGCGGCGTTCAGGAAGAGACAACCTATCTTGGAGTGCCGTGTATTACGGTCAGGGATAATACTGAAAGACCAATAACTGTTGAAGTTGGAACAAACATTCTTGCGGGTACCGATTTCAAGAATGTCTTCTCTGCATTGGATGATTTACTCTCGGGGAAGATAAAGCAAGGGAGAATCCCTGATCTATGGGATGGAAAAGCAGCTTCAAGAGTTGTTGAGGTGTTTTTGTAA
- a CDS encoding DinB family protein, giving the protein MNTQIDDLFNDLKELLNDSIKIVNEQFIGLSETQINWKPEKKKWSIAECLDHIAISYKSYGKELERIFADPKPSTGHLMFRTSLTGGIFIKTMHPESPVKVPNPSASNPTQGTLTRKVFDDFLAAHNELSELVEKSKTLDLHGNKITSPFTSLMKFSLGEVLLVLTYHEKRHVLQAKRVMANPGFPI; this is encoded by the coding sequence ATGAATACTCAAATTGATGATTTATTCAATGACCTCAAAGAATTATTGAACGATTCGATAAAGATCGTGAATGAACAGTTTATCGGATTAAGCGAAACTCAAATCAACTGGAAGCCCGAGAAAAAGAAGTGGAGCATTGCTGAATGTCTCGACCACATTGCAATTTCCTACAAAAGCTATGGTAAAGAACTCGAACGGATTTTTGCCGACCCAAAACCCTCAACCGGACATCTGATGTTCCGTACTTCGCTCACCGGCGGAATTTTTATTAAAACAATGCACCCCGAATCACCCGTAAAGGTGCCTAATCCTTCAGCTTCAAACCCCACACAAGGGACACTTACACGAAAAGTTTTTGACGATTTCCTCGCCGCTCACAATGAACTCTCAGAACTGGTGGAAAAGAGTAAAACCCTCGACCTCCACGGCAACAAGATCACATCTCCGTTCACTTCCCTTATGAAATTCTCTCTCGGTGAAGTGCTGCTCGTTCTCACTTATCACGAGAAACGGCATGTCCTCCAGGCAAAAAGAGTAATGGCAAATCCGGGGTTCCCGATTTAG
- a CDS encoding T9SS type A sorting domain-containing protein, whose protein sequence is MKNIKTFVFSAIILLPVITILQDLSPRFKKNFDFRPSEWFHSQRSYPNADFPLESYHKALQAKESMEVSSDAISSAAWEAVGPSNIGGRITALVIDPADTNTIVLGAAAGGIFKSTNGGANWTPKTDQWKSLSIGAMAMDPNNTNIIYCGTGEANISTDSYAGFGMLKSTDKGDTWFMSGLENSRHIGEIKVHPSNSNLVFAAVSGGLYSKSPDRGIYRSTNAGASWEKVLYVSDSTSAIDVDVDPDDANIVYAAMWERLRSPSYRKAAGASTAFYRSSDGGTTWTKNITGLPVNNNRLGRISIAVAPSDPNIVYVLYKSSTNPNGNDHNFYGFYKSTNRGISFSRMPDGILPGEFSGFGWYFGQLDVSPADPNKVYLGEVDVLYTSNGGSSWENITNSYSSTTWDEQHPDHHTLWINPFNTNNIVVGNDGGVFKTWQGRDRWYKLKDLPISQFYAIEVDYLNPARVLGGTQDNGTIMTPSGGIDNWTEIYGGDGFHCKVDPTNSMVIYACYQNGGLGRSDNGGGFFSGITSGIDLSRSNWSSPYILDPVNPQTVYFGSYKLHKSTNKGDTWTTISPDLTKGANGVLGTLTAVSAAPYIGSRVLVTGANDGKVSVSTNDGGTWTDRTGTLPNRYVTDVVVDKVQPNRIFVTLSGYNRDLTNPHVFMSTNFGETWTDISGNLPDVPVNSLIIDQQRDSVLFIGTDVGVFFTKNLGVNWYSAGTGLPNSPVFDIVYHAPTQMLYAGTHGRSIFALDVSVLTGIEEKGTSPVSFELKGNYPNPFNPSTKIEFSVASRGNYTLTVFNAGGEEVATLLNGEFEPGKYSAQFSGNGYTSGVYFYRLQGMGKTATGKMVLVK, encoded by the coding sequence ATGAAAAATATAAAAACTTTTGTTTTTTCCGCTATAATTCTGCTCCCTGTGATCACAATTTTACAGGATTTGAGCCCCCGGTTCAAGAAAAATTTTGATTTTAGACCATCCGAGTGGTTCCACAGCCAAAGATCGTACCCAAATGCTGATTTCCCGCTTGAGAGTTACCACAAGGCTTTACAGGCAAAAGAGAGTATGGAAGTGTCGTCTGACGCCATTTCCTCTGCTGCCTGGGAAGCGGTGGGACCCTCCAACATTGGCGGCAGAATAACCGCATTGGTTATCGATCCCGCCGACACAAATACGATTGTTTTGGGTGCTGCAGCGGGTGGAATTTTCAAGAGTACAAATGGTGGTGCGAATTGGACTCCGAAGACCGACCAGTGGAAATCACTTTCGATCGGTGCAATGGCGATGGACCCCAACAACACGAACATCATTTACTGTGGAACAGGTGAGGCGAATATCAGTACCGATTCCTATGCAGGATTCGGGATGTTGAAATCGACTGACAAGGGTGATACCTGGTTTATGTCGGGTCTTGAAAATTCGAGACATATCGGAGAAATCAAAGTTCATCCCTCCAATTCGAATCTGGTTTTTGCAGCAGTTAGTGGCGGGCTTTACTCAAAATCGCCGGACAGGGGTATATACCGCTCGACCAATGCAGGTGCAAGTTGGGAGAAAGTATTGTATGTTTCTGATTCCACTTCCGCAATTGATGTGGATGTTGACCCTGACGACGCTAATATAGTTTATGCAGCGATGTGGGAGAGATTGAGAAGTCCTTCCTACAGAAAAGCTGCGGGTGCAAGTACGGCATTTTACAGATCAAGTGACGGGGGAACAACCTGGACAAAGAACATCACAGGCTTGCCAGTTAACAACAACAGACTGGGAAGGATAAGCATCGCCGTAGCCCCATCGGATCCGAATATTGTCTATGTTTTATACAAATCATCTACTAATCCCAACGGAAACGACCACAATTTTTACGGATTCTACAAATCAACCAATCGTGGCATTTCTTTCAGCAGGATGCCTGACGGGATTCTTCCGGGTGAGTTTTCAGGTTTCGGCTGGTATTTTGGTCAGCTTGATGTGTCGCCTGCAGACCCGAACAAGGTATATCTTGGTGAAGTTGATGTTCTCTATACTTCCAACGGGGGTTCGTCCTGGGAGAACATTACTAACTCGTATTCATCTACGACCTGGGATGAGCAGCACCCTGACCATCACACACTTTGGATCAATCCATTTAATACGAACAATATTGTTGTTGGAAATGATGGTGGAGTATTCAAAACATGGCAGGGGAGAGACAGATGGTATAAGCTTAAAGACCTTCCAATTTCACAGTTTTATGCGATTGAAGTCGACTATTTAAATCCCGCCAGAGTACTCGGTGGCACTCAGGACAATGGAACAATCATGACACCGAGTGGCGGTATCGACAACTGGACAGAGATTTACGGAGGTGACGGCTTCCACTGTAAAGTTGATCCCACCAACTCGATGGTGATATATGCCTGCTATCAGAATGGAGGACTCGGCAGAAGCGATAACGGCGGCGGTTTCTTTTCGGGAATCACCAGCGGAATCGATCTCAGCAGATCCAACTGGTCATCGCCCTACATCCTTGATCCCGTGAATCCTCAAACAGTCTATTTTGGAAGTTACAAACTTCACAAATCAACAAACAAGGGGGACACCTGGACGACGATCAGTCCCGACCTGACAAAAGGTGCAAATGGTGTCCTCGGAACGCTCACAGCGGTCTCTGCAGCCCCTTATATTGGATCAAGAGTTCTTGTCACAGGTGCAAATGACGGAAAAGTTTCCGTATCCACCAATGATGGCGGCACATGGACAGACAGAACAGGTACACTGCCCAACAGATATGTTACGGATGTGGTGGTTGATAAAGTACAGCCAAACAGAATTTTTGTGACTCTGAGCGGCTACAACAGGGATTTGACAAACCCGCATGTTTTTATGTCGACAAATTTTGGAGAGACCTGGACGGATATCTCGGGAAATCTCCCCGATGTACCAGTTAATTCACTGATAATTGATCAGCAGAGGGATTCTGTTTTATTCATTGGGACCGATGTCGGTGTGTTTTTTACAAAGAATCTTGGAGTAAACTGGTATTCAGCCGGTACCGGACTGCCTAATTCTCCTGTTTTTGACATTGTATATCATGCCCCTACGCAAATGTTGTATGCCGGCACACACGGCAGATCGATCTTCGCCCTGGATGTTTCGGTTCTTACCGGAATTGAAGAAAAAGGGACATCACCTGTGAGTTTTGAGCTGAAAGGGAATTATCCCAATCCGTTTAATCCATCCACAAAAATTGAATTTTCTGTTGCATCGCGCGGGAATTACACACTCACAGTATTCAATGCCGGTGGTGAAGAAGTGGCGACTTTGTTAAATGGAGAATTTGAACCCGGGAAATATTCTGCTCAGTTTTCAGGGAACGGATACACTTCCGGAGTATATTTCTATCGGCTACAGGGGATGGGAAAGACCGCAACCGGTAAGATGGTTCTGGTAAAATAG